In Planifilum fimeticola, a single window of DNA contains:
- the upp gene encoding uracil phosphoribosyltransferase — MGNVYVFDHPLIQHKLTHIRDKRTGTKEFRELVEEVSALMAYEITRDMPLREVTVETPVAPARCKVLAGKKLGLVPILRAGLGMVDGILRLIPAAKVGHIGLYRDPETLEPVKYYAKMPSDIEERDLIVIDPMLATGGSAAAAIQMIKEMGGRSIKLMCLIAAPEGIKRVHGEHDDVDIYAAAVDERLNEKSYIVPGLGDAGDRLFGTR; from the coding sequence ATGGGGAACGTGTACGTCTTTGACCATCCCCTGATCCAGCACAAATTGACCCATATCCGCGACAAGCGGACCGGCACCAAGGAGTTCCGGGAATTGGTGGAGGAAGTCTCCGCCCTGATGGCTTACGAGATCACCCGGGACATGCCCCTCCGGGAAGTGACGGTGGAGACCCCGGTCGCTCCCGCCCGGTGCAAGGTGCTGGCGGGGAAGAAGCTGGGATTGGTGCCCATCCTGCGGGCGGGACTGGGGATGGTGGACGGCATTCTTCGGTTGATCCCGGCGGCCAAGGTGGGTCACATCGGCTTGTACCGGGATCCGGAGACGCTGGAGCCCGTCAAGTACTACGCCAAAATGCCCTCGGACATCGAGGAGAGGGATCTGATCGTCATCGACCCGATGCTGGCCACGGGCGGGTCCGCTGCGGCCGCCATCCAGATGATCAAGGAGATGGGAGGCCGGAGCATCAAGCTGATGTGTCTCATCGCCGCCCCAGAGGGGATCAAAAGGGTTCACGGGGAGCACGACGATGTGGATATCTACGCCGCCGCCGTGGATGAGAGGCTCAATGAAAAGAGCTACATCGTGCCGGGTCTGGGGGACGCCGGCGACCGGCTGTTCGGAACCCGGTGA